In one window of Macaca thibetana thibetana isolate TM-01 chromosome 5, ASM2454274v1, whole genome shotgun sequence DNA:
- the LOC126955173 gene encoding LOW QUALITY PROTEIN: zinc finger protein 781 (The sequence of the model RefSeq protein was modified relative to this genomic sequence to represent the inferred CDS: inserted 2 bases in 1 codon; substituted 1 base at 1 genomic stop codon), producing the protein MPERNPTSVRNVVKALLGPHTLLNTREFILERNHTYVKNVVKLLTNPQPLIYVREFILDKNVTNVKNVVKPLSGPDPLMNIREFMLERNPSHAKNVAMSLLHPQTLLNIREFIQERNPTNVKNVANPLIGPQPLXHIRESILERNPXHVENVVKPLIGPQPLMYTREFTLEKIPTNVKIVAKPLKCLQTCIIIKKFILERNPMYVHNVAKPLNSPHT; encoded by the exons atgccagagagaaaccctacaagtgtGAGGAATGTGGTAAAGGCTTTACTCGGTCCTCACACCTTACTAAAcacaagagaattcatactggagagaaaccatacatATGTGAAGAATGTGGTAAAGCTTTTAACCAATCCTCAACCCTTAATTTACGTAAGAGAATTCATTCTGGACAAAAAtgttacaaatgtgaagaatgtggtaaAGCCTTTAAGTGGTCCTGATCCCTTAAtgaacataagagaattcatgcTGGAGAGAAATCCTTCTCATGCGAAGAATGTGGCAATGTCTTTACTACATCCTCAGACTTTGctaaacataagagaattcatacaggagagaaaccccacaaatgtgaagaatgtggcaaatcCTTTAATAGGTCCACAACCCTTATGACACATAAGAGAatccatactggagagaaaccc acacgTGGAGAATGTGGTAAAGCCTTTAATTGGTCCTCAACCCTTAATGTACACAAGAGAATTCACTCTGGAAAAAatccctacaaatgtgaagattgtggcaaagcctttaaagTGTTTGCAAACctgcataataataaaaaaattcatactggagagaaaccctatgtaTGTACacaatgtggcaaagcctttaaatAGTCCTCACACCtga